GGAAATCGAAGTCGGATTCCCTAGCGCTGGCGCGACTGAGTTTGACTTCATTCAGGGGTTGGTGCGCGCTGGTAAGATTCCCGACGACGTAACGGTGCAGGTGCTGACGCAAAGCCGCGAAGACTTGATACGGACCAGTTTTGAGAGTCTGGATGGTGCGAAACAGGCCATCGTCCACCTCTACAACGCCGTTAGCCCTGCATGGCGCGATATCGTGTTTCGCATGAGCAAGCCTGAAGTAGTCGAAATCGCCCGAACCGGCGCAAAAGTCATGCGCGACGAAGCGTCCAAGCATCCCGATACGGACTGGCATTTCCAATACTCGCCGGAAACGTTCTCTACCGCCGAACTCGACTTCAGCATCGAGGTTTGCGAAGCGGTAATGCAGGTGCTGCAACCAACTCCTGACAAGCCGATAATCTTGAACCTGCCCGCGACGGTAGAGGCCGCGACACCGAATATCTACGCTGACCAGATCGAATATTTCTGTCGCAATCTGCCCAACCGCGAAAGCGCGGTGATAAGCCTCCATACCCACAATGACCGCGGGACCGGGGTCGCTGCGGCTGAATTAGGCCTGATGGCAGGCGCAGACCGCGTGGAAGGTTGCCTGTTCGGCAATGGAGAGCGGACTGGCAATTGCTGCCTCGTAACCGTTGCCCTGAATATGTACACGCAAGGAGTCGATCCAGGACTCGATTTCTCTGACATCGACCGGATCATCGAAACGGTTGAGTATTGCAACGAGCTGCCTGTGCATCAGCGCCACCCCTATGGGGGCGAACTTGTGTTCACTGCGTTCTCTGGATCGCATCAGGACGCGATCAAGAAGGGTTTCGAAGCGCACGACACACAAAATGACGAACAGTGGCGTGTGCCATATCTGCCGATCGATCCGGCCGATCTTGGCCGTGATTACGAGGCCGTCATCCGGGTTAACTCACAATCAGGCAAAGGTGGATTTGCCTGGGTGCTGGAGCAGGATCAAGGCCTCAAGCTGCCCAAGAAGATGCAGGCGGACTTCTCCAAGCATGTTCAGCGCATGGCGGACGAGCTTGGCCGCGAACTGAATGCCGCCGATATCTGGGAGGCGTTCAAGAACGCCTATCATGTGCAAACTCCCGACAAGCACTTTCAGCTGGTCGACTATGAGGAAAGCCGCGCGTCGGATGGCACCCGCGTGTTTGCCGGCAAAATTGCGGTTGCGGGCGAGGAACAAAGTGTCAGCGGCCGTGGCAATGGTTTGATTTCGTCAGTGGTTTCTACACTCGAAGACAGCTTCGATCTTGATCTCAAGGTACTTGACTACACTGAGCATGCCATGGGTTCTGGTCGGGATGCGC
The Altererythrobacter ishigakiensis genome window above contains:
- the leuA gene encoding 2-isopropylmalate synthase, with translation MTMLSDPSRKYRPFPQVNLPDRQWPTRSITAPPRWLSTDLRDGNQSIIDPMDAVKKNRFFEELVRIGIKEIEVGFPSAGATEFDFIQGLVRAGKIPDDVTVQVLTQSREDLIRTSFESLDGAKQAIVHLYNAVSPAWRDIVFRMSKPEVVEIARTGAKVMRDEASKHPDTDWHFQYSPETFSTAELDFSIEVCEAVMQVLQPTPDKPIILNLPATVEAATPNIYADQIEYFCRNLPNRESAVISLHTHNDRGTGVAAAELGLMAGADRVEGCLFGNGERTGNCCLVTVALNMYTQGVDPGLDFSDIDRIIETVEYCNELPVHQRHPYGGELVFTAFSGSHQDAIKKGFEAHDTQNDEQWRVPYLPIDPADLGRDYEAVIRVNSQSGKGGFAWVLEQDQGLKLPKKMQADFSKHVQRMADELGRELNAADIWEAFKNAYHVQTPDKHFQLVDYEESRASDGTRVFAGKIAVAGEEQSVSGRGNGLISSVVSTLEDSFDLDLKVLDYTEHAMGSGRDARAAAYIMCQSGDRVIWGCGIDEDVATASVRAVLSAANGVVQ